The following are from one region of the Anguilla rostrata isolate EN2019 chromosome 7, ASM1855537v3, whole genome shotgun sequence genome:
- the mfap3l gene encoding microfibrillar-associated protein 3-like isoform X2: protein MWAALYRSAGVRLKIDSESSWMTRGPPGAVSTGSRRCLRRAPRRLINGSRGEAGRNGAGGKWWILDSGELNITSITFADRGKYTCMASNVYGSSNHTVTLRVVFTSDDMGIYYMIVCLVTFTIIMVMNVTRLCMMSSHLKKTEKAINEFFRTEGAEKLQKAFEIAKRIPIITSAKTLELAKVTQFKTMEFARYIEELARSIPLPPLIMNCRTFMEEILEVVGVEEMRHTFVRQAPESQEGACGGDADVYTILRERERSNSPAADSDDASLEEHPQHIAIQVSVHPPLAAGGYCGIESAMPEASVKAPSACPSPPAHPPAKEPLKLEAEPQATPLEQEQEEEVDPAEDKVKPTQVIYESHV, encoded by the exons ATGTGGGCGGCACTCTACCGCTCTGCCGGTGTCCGTTTAAAGATCGACAGCGAGAGCAGCTGGATGACACGGGGGCCGCCAGGAGCCGTCAGCACCGGGTCCCGCCGGTGCCTCCGCCGTGCCCCGCGTCGGCTCATAAACGGCAGCCGGGGAGAAGCCGGGAGGAACGGCGCAG GTGGGAAATGGTGGATATTAGACAGCGGCGAACTCAACATCACCAGCATCACGTTCGCCGACCGGGGCAAGTACACCTGCATGGCCTCCAACGTGTACGGCAGCAGCAACCACACGGTGACGCTGCGCGTGGTGTTCACCAGCGACGACATGGGCATCTACTACATGATCGTGTGCCTGGTGACGTTCACCATCATCATGGTGATGAACGTCACCCGCCTGTGCATGATGAGCAGCCACCTGAAGAAGACTGAGAAGGCCATCAACGAGTTCTTCCGCACCGAGGGCGCCGAGAAGCTCCAGAAGGCCTTCGAGATCGCCAAGCGGATCCCCATCATCACCTCGGCCAAGACGCTGGAGCTGGCCAAGGTCACGCAGTTCAAGACCATGGAGTTCGCCCGCTACATCGAGGAGCTGGCCCGGAGCATACCGCTGCCGCCGCTGATCATGAACTGCCGCACCTTCATGGAGGAGATcctggaggtggtgggggtggaggagatgAGGCACACCTTCGTGCGCCAGGCCCCGGAGAGCCAAGAGGGCGCCTGCGGCGGGGACGCGGACGTGTACACCATCCTCCGCGAGCGGGAGCGCAGCAACTCGCCCGCCGCCGACTCGGACGACGCCTCGCTGGAGGAGCACCCCCAGCACATCGCCATCCAGGTGTCCGTGCACCCCCCGCTGGCGGCCGGGGGGTACTGCGGCATCGAGTCCGCCATGCCCGAGGCTTCGGTGAAGGCGCCGTCcgcctgcccctctccccctgctcaTCCTCCCGCGAAGGAGCCGCTGAAGCTGGAGGCAGAGCCACAGGCCACACccctggaacaggaacaggaagaggaagtggatcCTGCAGAAGACAAGGTCAAGCCAACCCAGGTCATCTACGAAAGCCATGtgtaa